From a single Flavobacterium sp. genomic region:
- a CDS encoding T9SS type A sorting domain-containing protein: protein MKKITFLLSLMISSLGFAQNLVTNGDFQTGTAAPWYNNAANVVDLGGGNFLNQANVQGVGNPWDVNLSQEILLDNGKTYNFTFDAFTDAITGSRTILAGLGQTGAPYSSLTYTTTLTATPQTFTYQITINYGNAVPDRVIFDLGAALGYVFIDNVSVTEVINTCTNGVQDGTETGVDCGGTCTPCSSLPTTNAPIPTHLAANVVSVFSDSYPSIATNLNPNWGQSGSVNPNFVVAGGNNILAYTNFNYQGTEVTPSNLSTMEFLHVDVWSVSNPTNTILKVSPISNAGGAVEVLVTLNHVQGNWYSVDIPKSSFTGMTWTNVYQIKFAANGPGSITPANFYLDNIYFWKVGVDPTADATLSDLKINGSTIAGFGSGVENYTYELLTGSTVVPQITSVTATNSSATTVITQATGLPGIATVVVTSANSAVTKTYRVNFVVTGPSTNAPTPPARPVNDVISLFSDAYTNIGVTEWSTSWDDSSIQDISLLGNAMKKVNFVNFLGVQFAEYQNATSMTHFHMDYYIDAGTNLTGKVLNPKWSNHAAQSGETSALLLTNLPTTAGSWVSLDVPLTTFGGTGSAKNALYQFLLTSNLSSVYIDNIYLHKNTILSSDNFAVSQVKLYPNPTASTLNIEALANIQSIAIYNIIGQEVMTKEVNSSTISLDVSSLKSGVYVIKTMIDGNLSSTKFIKE from the coding sequence ATGAAAAAAATTACTTTTTTGCTATCACTTATGATAAGCTCATTGGGTTTTGCTCAAAACCTTGTGACTAATGGTGATTTTCAAACGGGTACCGCAGCACCCTGGTACAATAATGCTGCAAATGTAGTTGATTTAGGTGGAGGAAACTTTTTAAATCAAGCCAATGTGCAAGGTGTTGGTAATCCTTGGGATGTAAACTTAAGTCAAGAAATTTTATTAGACAATGGTAAAACATACAACTTTACTTTTGATGCTTTTACAGATGCAATAACGGGTTCAAGAACTATTCTAGCTGGTTTAGGACAAACAGGAGCTCCTTATTCTTCTTTAACATACACAACTACTTTAACTGCTACACCTCAGACTTTTACTTATCAAATTACTATTAATTATGGTAATGCTGTTCCTGATAGGGTTATTTTTGATTTAGGGGCTGCTTTAGGTTACGTTTTTATAGATAATGTTTCTGTTACAGAAGTTATTAATACTTGTACCAATGGCGTTCAAGATGGAACTGAAACTGGTGTAGATTGTGGTGGAACTTGCACACCATGTTCATCATTACCAACTACTAATGCGCCTATTCCTACTCATCTTGCAGCAAATGTTGTTTCAGTTTTTAGCGATTCTTATCCAAGTATTGCAACAAATTTAAATCCAAATTGGGGTCAAAGTGGATCAGTTAATCCAAATTTTGTTGTTGCTGGTGGAAACAATATTTTAGCTTACACAAATTTTAATTATCAAGGAACAGAAGTTACACCTTCAAATTTATCAACTATGGAATTTTTACATGTTGATGTTTGGTCTGTTTCTAATCCAACAAATACCATTCTAAAAGTTAGTCCTATAAGCAATGCCGGTGGAGCAGTAGAAGTTTTAGTTACTTTAAATCATGTTCAAGGTAATTGGTATAGTGTTGATATTCCAAAATCATCATTTACTGGTATGACTTGGACAAATGTATATCAAATTAAATTTGCAGCAAATGGACCTGGAAGTATAACACCTGCAAATTTTTATTTAGATAATATTTATTTTTGGAAAGTTGGCGTTGATCCAACTGCAGATGCAACTTTAAGTGACTTAAAAATTAATGGTTCAACAATTGCTGGTTTTGGTTCAGGTGTTGAAAATTATACTTATGAATTATTAACTGGCTCAACAGTTGTTCCTCAAATTACAAGTGTTACAGCCACTAACTCATCAGCTACTACTGTGATTACTCAAGCTACAGGTTTACCAGGAATCGCAACTGTTGTTGTAACTTCTGCAAATTCTGCAGTTACTAAAACGTATAGAGTTAATTTTGTGGTTACAGGTCCATCAACAAATGCACCTACGCCTCCAGCGAGACCAGTTAATGATGTCATTTCTTTATTTAGTGATGCATATACAAATATTGGTGTAACAGAATGGTCAACATCATGGGATGATTCAAGTATTCAAGATATTTCCCTTTTAGGTAATGCAATGAAAAAAGTAAATTTTGTAAACTTCTTAGGAGTTCAATTTGCTGAATATCAAAATGCAACTTCAATGACACATTTTCACATGGATTATTACATTGATGCAGGAACAAATTTAACAGGTAAAGTACTTAATCCAAAATGGTCAAATCATGCTGCTCAATCTGGTGAAACTTCTGCATTATTACTTACAAACCTTCCAACTACAGCTGGTTCTTGGGTTTCTTTAGATGTTCCATTAACTACTTTTGGCGGAACAGGATCAGCAAAAAATGCATTATATCAGTTCTTATTAACATCTAATTTATCGTCTGTTTATATTGACAATATTTATTTACATAAAAACACTATTTTATCTTCTGATAACTTTGCTGTTTCTCAAGTTAAATTATATCCAAATCCAACAGCAAGTACTTTAAATATTGAAGCTTTAGCAAATATCCAATCTATTGCTATTTACAATATTATAGGTCAAGAAGTAATGACTAAAGAAGTGAATAGCTCAACAATCAGTCTTGATGTTTCTAGCCTTAAATCAGGTGTTTATGTTATAAAAACTATGATTGATGGTAATTTATCTTCTACAAAATTCATTAAAGAATAA
- the uvrA gene encoding excinuclease ABC subunit UvrA → MIQPDFSTLEAKKNILIKGAQLHNLKNLDVAIPRNKLVVITGLSGSGKSSLAFDTLYAEGQRRYVESLSSYARQFLGRLDKPKVEYIKGIAPAIAIEQKVNTSNARSTVGTSTEIYDYLKLLFARIGKTYSPISGKEVKKDTVSDVINNIKTFPVYGKWLLLAPIHLEEGRALEDKLKVLLQQGFARILVNNEMVRLDTLDQHELDNKDVLLIVDRIVVKEEEEFFNRLADAVQTAFYEGKGVCYLQEVDTKKRLEYSANFELDGITFLEPNIHLFSFNNPYGACPTCEGYGSVIGIDEELVIPNTALSVYENAIFPWRGDSMGWYRDQLVNNAYKFDFSIHKPFFELSDEQKQLIWDGNNYFTGLNDFFAELEEKNYKIQNRVLLSRYRGKTKCHTCKGKRLRPEANYITVGGKTVSDLVDLPIVNLIDFFKKLELNEYDTKVAKRLLIEINNRLDFLFNVGLSYLTLNRNSNSLSGGESQRINLATSLGSSLVGSMYILDEPSIGLHPKDTERLIEVLKELRDLGNTVIVVEHDEDIMKAADMIIDIGPEAGTHGGELVAQGTYEEILKFDSLTAKYLNGKEEISVPKTRRNFKNHIEVIGARENNLKNENFTFPLECLTVITGVSGSGKSTLVKKILFPAIQKKLEGVGEKAGQFTELAGSFSHIKHIEYVDQNPIGRSSRSNPVTYIKAYDDIRELFAKQNVSKLRNYQAKHFSFNVDGGRCEVCKGDGEVTIEMQFMADVHLECEACNGKRFKKEVLEVTFEGKNIDDVLKMTIDEALHFFTEQKQTKITQKLQPLQDVGLGYVQLGQSSSTLSGGEAQRIKLASFLVKGTIKDKALFVFDEPTTGLHFHDIKKLLASFDALLEKGHSIIVIEHNLDLIKCADYILDIGPEGGENGGKLMAFGTPEEVAKNKNSITGKYLKEKLK, encoded by the coding sequence ATGATACAACCCGATTTTTCAACATTAGAAGCAAAAAAAAATATCCTTATAAAAGGGGCACAATTGCACAACCTAAAAAATTTAGATGTAGCTATTCCAAGAAATAAATTGGTAGTAATTACAGGGCTTTCTGGTTCTGGAAAATCAAGTTTGGCATTTGATACACTTTATGCTGAAGGACAACGTAGATATGTTGAAAGTTTATCATCTTATGCACGCCAATTTTTAGGAAGATTAGACAAACCAAAAGTTGAATACATCAAAGGAATTGCACCTGCAATAGCTATTGAACAAAAGGTAAATACTAGCAATGCACGTTCAACTGTAGGAACATCAACCGAAATTTATGATTATTTAAAACTTCTTTTTGCCCGAATTGGAAAAACCTACTCACCTATTTCTGGTAAAGAAGTTAAAAAAGATACCGTTTCTGATGTAATCAATAACATTAAAACATTTCCAGTTTATGGTAAATGGCTACTCCTTGCTCCTATTCATTTAGAAGAAGGACGCGCTCTAGAAGACAAACTAAAAGTTTTATTACAACAAGGATTTGCTCGTATTTTAGTAAATAACGAAATGGTACGTTTAGATACCTTAGACCAACATGAATTAGACAATAAAGATGTTTTATTAATTGTAGACCGAATTGTTGTCAAAGAAGAAGAAGAATTCTTCAATCGCCTGGCGGATGCTGTTCAAACTGCTTTTTATGAAGGAAAAGGCGTTTGTTATTTGCAAGAAGTGGATACCAAAAAACGTTTAGAATATAGTGCTAATTTTGAGTTGGATGGTATTACGTTTTTGGAGCCAAATATTCATTTATTTAGTTTTAACAATCCTTACGGGGCTTGTCCCACTTGTGAAGGCTATGGAAGTGTCATTGGAATCGACGAAGAATTAGTAATTCCAAACACGGCTTTATCTGTCTATGAAAACGCTATATTTCCATGGCGTGGTGATAGTATGGGTTGGTACCGAGATCAATTGGTAAACAATGCCTATAAATTTGATTTTTCTATACATAAACCCTTTTTTGAACTTTCAGACGAACAAAAACAGTTGATTTGGGATGGAAATAACTATTTTACTGGATTAAACGATTTCTTTGCTGAATTAGAAGAGAAAAACTATAAAATTCAAAACCGCGTTTTACTTTCAAGATACCGTGGTAAAACAAAATGTCATACCTGTAAAGGAAAAAGATTACGTCCAGAAGCAAATTACATTACCGTTGGTGGTAAAACAGTTTCTGATTTAGTGGATTTACCTATCGTTAATTTGATAGATTTCTTTAAAAAATTAGAATTAAACGAATACGATACTAAAGTAGCCAAACGTTTGTTAATCGAAATCAATAATCGTTTAGACTTTTTATTCAACGTAGGATTGAGTTATTTAACTTTAAATCGTAACTCTAACTCACTTTCTGGAGGTGAATCACAACGTATTAACTTAGCCACTTCTTTAGGAAGTAGTTTGGTAGGTTCGATGTATATTTTAGACGAACCAAGTATTGGTTTACACCCAAAAGATACCGAAAGATTAATCGAAGTTTTAAAAGAGCTACGTGATTTAGGCAACACTGTCATCGTAGTAGAGCACGACGAAGATATCATGAAAGCTGCTGATATGATTATCGATATTGGACCTGAAGCCGGTACGCATGGTGGCGAATTAGTGGCACAAGGAACGTATGAAGAAATCCTGAAATTTGATTCGCTTACCGCAAAATATTTGAATGGTAAAGAAGAAATTTCGGTACCAAAAACTAGAAGAAATTTCAAAAATCATATCGAAGTTATTGGCGCACGAGAAAATAATTTAAAAAATGAAAATTTCACTTTCCCATTAGAATGTTTAACCGTGATTACAGGTGTTTCAGGAAGTGGAAAAAGTACCTTGGTAAAGAAGATTTTGTTTCCAGCTATTCAAAAGAAATTAGAAGGTGTTGGTGAAAAAGCAGGTCAATTTACCGAATTAGCGGGAAGTTTTTCGCACATCAAACATATTGAATACGTAGACCAAAATCCAATTGGAAGGAGTTCGCGTTCGAATCCTGTTACGTATATTAAAGCGTATGATGATATTCGTGAATTATTTGCGAAACAAAACGTATCGAAACTAAGAAATTATCAAGCCAAGCATTTCTCCTTCAACGTAGATGGTGGAAGATGCGAAGTGTGTAAAGGTGATGGCGAAGTAACCATTGAAATGCAATTCATGGCTGACGTTCATTTAGAGTGCGAAGCTTGTAATGGAAAACGTTTCAAAAAAGAAGTATTAGAAGTTACGTTTGAAGGAAAAAACATTGATGATGTCTTAAAAATGACCATTGATGAAGCTTTGCATTTCTTTACCGAACAAAAACAAACAAAAATTACGCAAAAATTACAACCTTTACAAGATGTTGGTTTGGGATATGTACAATTAGGACAATCTTCTTCTACCCTTTCAGGTGGCGAGGCACAGCGTATAAAATTAGCTTCGTTCTTAGTGAAAGGAACCATAAAAGATAAAGCATTATTTGTATTTGATGAACCCACAACTGGTTTGCATTTTCACGATATTAAAAAATTATTAGCTTCATTTGATGCTTTACTAGAAAAAGGCCATTCGATTATCGTAATTGAACACAATTTAGACTTAATCAAATGTGCTGATTATATTTTAGACATTGGTCCTGAAGGTGGCGAAAACGGTGGGAAATTAATGGCTTTTGGCACACCAGAAGAAGTAGCTAAAAACAAGAATTCAATTACAGGAAAATATTTAAAAGAAAAATTAAAATAA
- a CDS encoding LETM1-related biofilm-associated protein: MINPSTIGWIDKFFAENRANFIDFQGDYLSFYESCRKTGFIYGYVVNFQLKENLNTTKWSYDEITKVGFLNTLFSIYSLENKDANSKDFISAVYQFYNIIQPENLNFIKKMLPEGSHSSRLEKVIDDRIQTNQNSITKNFSHIITNALLFIDVLAFHSYLKNKELASDYLKNVESDCIKIVSLALKTKVNKTKYDELLVKLFENSIRYTKFSTIDSIEFSDIKLLKYTELLEKLYLLDIAQMALWSDEKLEEHEVVFLKNINTDLNLEGIILQKSISDINFFINQYKAEIPFFNYSNPIKHFYEQANKNVTKLIIRNKDRLTKEIKESGELMQLLAKSTTKDLSKEEKKKVKKQLLDVCKTIPSLTIFLLPGGSLLLPILIKFIPQLLPSAFNENLED, translated from the coding sequence ATGATAAACCCTTCTACAATCGGATGGATTGACAAGTTTTTTGCTGAGAATCGTGCTAATTTCATTGATTTTCAAGGTGATTATTTGTCTTTTTATGAGAGCTGTAGAAAAACAGGTTTTATTTATGGCTATGTAGTAAATTTTCAATTGAAAGAAAATCTAAATACTACCAAATGGTCGTATGATGAAATAACAAAAGTAGGATTTTTAAATACCTTATTTTCAATTTATTCCCTCGAAAATAAAGACGCAAATTCGAAAGATTTTATTAGTGCTGTTTACCAATTTTACAACATCATTCAGCCAGAAAACCTGAATTTTATCAAAAAAATGTTACCCGAAGGTTCTCATAGTTCTCGCTTAGAAAAAGTTATTGATGATCGAATTCAAACGAATCAAAATAGTATTACTAAAAACTTTTCGCATATTATAACCAATGCGTTACTATTTATTGATGTATTAGCATTTCATTCCTATTTAAAAAACAAAGAACTAGCTTCAGATTACCTGAAAAATGTAGAATCGGATTGTATTAAAATTGTTTCTTTAGCACTAAAAACGAAGGTAAATAAAACAAAATATGATGAATTATTGGTAAAGCTGTTTGAAAACTCCATTCGTTATACCAAATTTTCAACCATTGATTCTATTGAATTCTCAGATATTAAACTGCTAAAATATACCGAATTATTAGAGAAATTATACCTATTGGATATTGCTCAAATGGCGTTATGGAGCGATGAAAAATTAGAAGAGCATGAAGTTGTATTTTTAAAAAATATCAATACCGATTTAAACTTAGAAGGAATAATTCTTCAAAAAAGCATTAGTGATATTAATTTTTTCATCAATCAGTACAAAGCAGAAATACCTTTCTTTAATTATTCAAATCCTATAAAACATTTTTACGAACAAGCTAATAAAAATGTTACCAAGCTAATCATTCGCAATAAAGATAGATTAACGAAAGAAATTAAAGAAAGTGGTGAATTAATGCAACTTTTAGCAAAATCTACTACAAAAGATTTAAGCAAAGAAGAAAAAAAGAAAGTTAAAAAACAACTTTTAGATGTTTGTAAAACCATCCCTTCTTTGACCATTTTTTTACTTCCAGGCGGCAGTTTGTTATTACCTATTTTGATAAAATTTATTCCTCAATTATTGCCTTCTGCCTTTAATGAAAATTTAGAAGATTAA
- the secA gene encoding preprotein translocase subunit SecA has translation MSIINSILKAFVGDKSEKDVKAIQPLIKKVRSFESALQALSHDELRAKTAEFKAKIQQARAEKDAKIASLKQDAEQTQDIDAREDIYSEIDKIEKEAYEIAEKVLNEILPEAFAVVKETARRFKENTSLTVTATAKDRELSASKSYITIEGDNAVWVNSWNAAGKAITWDMIHYDVQLIGGVVLHQGKIAEMQTGEGKTLVATLPLYLNALTGNGVHLVTVNDYLAKRDSTWKAPLFEFHGLTVDCIDNHQPNSPERRKAYEADITYGTNNEFGFDYLRDNMAHAPEDLVQRKHNFAIVDEVDSVLIDDARTPLIISGPVPQGDRHEFNELKPKVDNLVTLQRKLATDCLTDAKRLFKEGNAKDAGFNLLRSYRALPKSKALIKFLSEEGVKQLLQKTENQYMQDNNREMPKIDEALYFVIEEKNNQVELTDNGIQYLSQDTDSQFFVLPDIGTGIAQIERENLEPEVAAERKEELFRDFSIKSERIHTLTQLLKAYTLFEKDTEYVIMDNKVMIVDEQTGRIMDGRRYSDGLHQAIEAKENVKIEAATQTFATVTLQNYFRMYSKLGGMTGTASTEAGEFWEIYKLDVVEIPTNRPMARKDKDDLIYRTVREKFNAVIEDVVKLSEEGRPVLIGTTSVEISELLSRMLKIRGIQHNVLNAKMHKSEAEIVAEAGKPGVVTIATNMAGRGTDIKLSDEVKKAGGLAIIGTERHDSRRVDRQLRGRAGRQGDVGSSQFYVSLEDNLMRLFGSERVAKVMDRIGLKEGEVIQHSMMTKSIERAQKKVEENNFGVRKRLLEYDDVMNAQREVVYKRRRHALHGERLKVDIANMMYDTCELVVEQNKLAEDFKNFEFELIRYFSISAPVTPAEFSKLSAREITGKTYKAVLAHYEEKIARDAHEAYPIIKNVYENNNGQYQRIIVPFSDGIKSLNVVTDLEKAYSSEGKSLVADFEKNITLAIVDEAWKKHLRKMDELKQSVQLAVHEQKDPLLIYKFEAFNLFKKMIDYVNKEVISFLFKGDLPSHNSSDIQEAKQVKQKENYTETKEDLDSEDTAAQAKRAGEMASQRPQVTETITREMPKINRNDTVTIKHVMSGKSETMKYKKAESMIASGEWVLVNE, from the coding sequence ATGAGTATCATAAATTCAATATTGAAGGCTTTTGTGGGAGATAAATCCGAGAAAGATGTAAAAGCGATTCAACCACTTATTAAAAAAGTAAGATCTTTTGAGAGTGCATTACAAGCATTATCTCATGATGAATTACGTGCTAAAACGGCCGAATTCAAAGCTAAAATTCAACAAGCTCGTGCTGAAAAAGATGCTAAAATTGCCTCTTTAAAACAAGACGCTGAACAAACACAAGATATTGATGCTCGTGAAGATATTTATAGTGAAATAGATAAAATCGAGAAAGAAGCATATGAAATTGCTGAGAAAGTATTAAACGAAATTCTTCCAGAAGCATTTGCTGTAGTTAAAGAAACTGCGCGTCGATTCAAAGAAAATACTTCTTTAACAGTTACTGCCACTGCAAAGGATAGAGAATTATCAGCTTCTAAGTCATATATAACCATTGAAGGCGACAATGCTGTTTGGGTAAATTCTTGGAATGCTGCTGGAAAAGCAATTACTTGGGACATGATTCACTACGACGTACAGTTGATCGGTGGAGTCGTGTTGCACCAAGGTAAAATTGCCGAAATGCAAACAGGAGAAGGAAAAACATTAGTAGCAACATTACCATTATACTTAAATGCCTTGACTGGAAACGGTGTACATTTAGTAACTGTGAATGACTACTTAGCAAAACGTGATAGTACATGGAAAGCGCCCTTATTCGAGTTTCATGGATTAACGGTGGATTGTATTGATAATCACCAACCAAACTCTCCAGAAAGAAGAAAAGCATACGAAGCCGATATTACTTATGGAACAAATAACGAATTTGGTTTCGATTATTTGAGAGATAATATGGCACACGCACCAGAAGATTTGGTTCAACGTAAGCATAATTTTGCTATTGTTGATGAGGTCGATTCAGTTTTAATTGACGATGCTAGAACGCCATTGATTATTTCTGGACCTGTTCCTCAAGGTGATCGTCATGAGTTTAATGAATTAAAACCGAAAGTTGATAACTTAGTAACTTTACAACGTAAATTAGCTACAGATTGTTTAACAGATGCAAAACGTTTGTTCAAAGAAGGAAATGCTAAAGATGCTGGATTTAATTTATTACGTTCATACAGAGCGTTACCAAAAAGTAAAGCCTTAATCAAATTCTTATCGGAAGAAGGAGTAAAACAATTGCTTCAAAAAACCGAAAATCAATACATGCAAGATAACAACAGAGAAATGCCTAAAATTGATGAGGCGTTATACTTTGTTATCGAAGAAAAAAACAATCAAGTTGAGTTAACGGATAACGGAATCCAATATTTATCTCAAGATACGGATTCGCAATTCTTTGTTTTACCAGATATTGGAACAGGAATTGCTCAAATTGAAAGAGAAAATTTAGAACCAGAAGTAGCTGCTGAACGTAAAGAAGAATTATTCCGTGATTTCTCAATAAAATCAGAACGTATTCACACGTTAACGCAGTTATTAAAAGCATACACTTTATTTGAAAAAGATACCGAATACGTTATCATGGACAATAAAGTAATGATTGTAGACGAGCAAACAGGACGTATTATGGATGGTCGTCGTTACTCAGATGGTTTACACCAAGCAATCGAAGCAAAAGAAAACGTAAAAATTGAAGCTGCTACTCAAACCTTTGCAACGGTTACCTTACAGAATTATTTCCGTATGTACAGCAAATTAGGAGGAATGACAGGAACTGCGTCAACTGAAGCGGGTGAGTTTTGGGAAATCTACAAATTAGATGTGGTAGAAATTCCAACCAACCGTCCAATGGCTCGTAAAGACAAAGACGATTTAATTTACAGAACGGTTCGTGAAAAATTCAATGCAGTTATCGAAGATGTAGTGAAATTATCAGAGGAAGGAAGACCTGTGTTAATTGGAACCACATCGGTAGAAATTTCGGAATTATTAAGCCGAATGTTAAAAATTAGAGGTATTCAACACAATGTATTGAATGCTAAAATGCATAAAAGTGAAGCTGAAATTGTAGCTGAAGCTGGAAAACCTGGCGTAGTTACGATTGCAACTAATATGGCAGGTCGTGGTACCGATATTAAATTATCTGACGAAGTTAAAAAAGCTGGTGGTTTAGCAATTATTGGAACAGAGCGTCATGATTCGCGTCGTGTTGACCGTCAGTTAAGAGGTCGTGCAGGTCGTCAAGGTGACGTGGGTAGTTCACAATTCTACGTGTCTTTGGAAGATAACTTAATGCGTTTATTCGGTTCAGAAAGAGTAGCGAAAGTGATGGATAGAATTGGTCTAAAAGAAGGTGAAGTTATTCAACATTCGATGATGACAAAATCTATCGAAAGAGCTCAGAAAAAAGTAGAGGAAAATAACTTTGGTGTTCGTAAACGTTTGTTAGAATATGACGACGTAATGAACGCACAAAGAGAAGTAGTATACAAAAGAAGACGTCACGCTTTACACGGCGAACGTTTGAAAGTGGATATTGCAAACATGATGTATGATACTTGTGAATTAGTAGTAGAGCAAAACAAACTGGCAGAAGATTTTAAAAATTTCGAATTTGAATTGATTCGTTATTTTTCAATCAGTGCACCTGTAACTCCAGCTGAATTTTCAAAATTATCAGCGAGAGAAATTACTGGAAAAACTTATAAAGCGGTTTTAGCACATTACGAAGAAAAAATTGCTAGAGATGCTCACGAAGCGTATCCAATCATTAAAAATGTATATGAAAACAATAATGGTCAGTACCAAAGAATTATTGTGCCATTCTCTGACGGAATCAAATCTTTAAACGTAGTAACTGATTTAGAAAAAGCATATAGTTCAGAAGGTAAATCGTTGGTAGCTGATTTTGAAAAAAATATCACGTTAGCTATCGTAGATGAAGCTTGGAAAAAACACTTACGTAAAATGGACGAATTGAAACAATCGGTTCAGTTAGCGGTTCACGAACAAAAAGATCCATTGTTAATTTATAAGTTTGAAGCCTTCAACTTGTTCAAAAAAATGATTGATTATGTAAATAAAGAAGTAATTTCATTCTTATTCAAAGGTGATTTACCTTCGCATAATTCATCAGATATTCAGGAAGCTAAGCAAGTAAAGCAAAAAGAAAACTATACTGAAACTAAAGAAGATTTAGATAGTGAAGATACGGCAGCACAAGCAAAAAGAGCAGGAGAAATGGCAAGCCAAAGACCTCAAGTAACGGAAACGATTACAAGAGAAATGCCAAAAATCAATCGTAATGATACCGTTACTATCAAACATGTAATGAGTGGAAAAAGCGAAACCATGAAATACAAAAAAGCAGAAAGCATGATTGCTTCTGGTGAATGGGTTTTAGTAAACGAATAA
- a CDS encoding DUF2795 domain-containing protein produces MYWTLELASYLSDAPWPATKDELIDYAIRTGAPLEVVENLQSIEDEGEIYESMEEIWPDYPTDEDYLWNEDEY; encoded by the coding sequence ATGTATTGGACATTAGAATTAGCATCCTACTTAAGTGATGCCCCTTGGCCAGCAACCAAAGATGAACTTATCGACTATGCTATCAGAACTGGAGCTCCATTAGAAGTGGTGGAAAACTTACAGTCTATAGAAGACGAAGGAGAAATCTATGAATCAATGGAAGAGATTTGGCCTGATTATCCTACTGACGAAGATTATCTTTGGAATGAGGATGAATATTAA
- a CDS encoding cob(I)yrinic acid a,c-diamide adenosyltransferase: MKVYTKTGDTGTTALFGGTRVPKHHIRIESYGTVDELNSHIGLIRDQDISDLYKKVLIEVQDRLFTVGAVLATPPEKETLKNGQPRLQNLGIIESDIEFLENKIDIMEESLPPMTHFVLPGGHTTVSYCHIARCVCRRAERLAVHLNDIEPTDAFVIKYLNRLSDYLFVLARKLSYDLNADEVQWIPRK; this comes from the coding sequence ATGAAAGTATATACAAAAACGGGCGATACCGGAACTACAGCTTTATTTGGGGGAACACGTGTGCCAAAACATCACATACGAATAGAAAGTTATGGCACAGTAGATGAATTAAATTCGCATATTGGATTAATTCGTGATCAAGATATAAGTGATTTGTATAAAAAAGTATTAATAGAAGTACAAGACAGATTATTTACCGTAGGAGCAGTATTGGCAACTCCACCTGAAAAAGAAACCTTAAAAAATGGGCAGCCTCGCTTACAAAATCTAGGAATAATAGAATCAGATATCGAGTTTTTAGAAAACAAAATTGATATCATGGAAGAGTCTTTACCTCCAATGACGCATTTTGTTTTGCCGGGTGGTCATACAACAGTGTCATATTGTCATATTGCTCGTTGTGTTTGTCGTAGAGCGGAGCGTTTAGCGGTGCATTTGAATGACATAGAGCCAACGGATGCATTCGTAATTAAGTACCTAAACCGACTTTCTGACTACCTTTTTGTCTTGGCACGAAAGTTGTCCTATGATTTGAACGCTGATGAGGTACAATGGATCCCTCGAAAGTAG